A window of Fictibacillus halophilus contains these coding sequences:
- a CDS encoding heptaprenyl diphosphate synthase component 1 produces MNTMEQIQRLKQHTLLLMQHGYVDRFLQPPVFNESKVFITYCLLRELELDEAVEAEYFSSITLIQSALDRHDDILEEHITENKKKRQLVVLSGDYFSSLYYLLLSHCENLDLISKLSSAVQEINEQKADLHNQSKDKFSITSVDYLKAIQKIDSLLLTKAAESFGLYTYIPFIERYLLVTRYHSLDAKRRLSEEQLNYLKTCETELKNKEVEMPLLFHREGYNMVDASKNDLMLGEG; encoded by the coding sequence ATGAACACCATGGAACAAATTCAACGCTTAAAACAGCATACACTTTTATTGATGCAGCACGGTTATGTGGATCGATTTCTTCAACCTCCAGTCTTTAATGAATCCAAAGTATTCATCACATACTGTCTGCTGCGTGAACTTGAATTGGATGAAGCGGTAGAAGCAGAGTATTTTAGTTCGATTACTCTCATCCAATCTGCATTGGACCGTCATGATGACATTTTGGAAGAGCATATCACTGAGAATAAAAAGAAACGACAGCTTGTCGTATTATCTGGCGACTATTTTAGCAGTCTATACTACTTACTTTTATCTCACTGCGAAAATTTGGACCTGATCTCAAAGCTATCGAGTGCCGTTCAAGAAATTAATGAACAGAAAGCAGATCTGCACAATCAGAGTAAGGACAAGTTTTCGATCACAAGTGTGGATTATTTAAAAGCTATACAGAAGATCGACAGTCTTCTATTAACCAAAGCAGCTGAATCATTTGGTCTCTATACATATATACCGTTTATTGAGAGATACCTACTTGTGACACGCTATCACAGTCTTGATGCGAAAAGAAGATTAAGCGAAGAACAGTTGAACTACCTTAAGACATGCGAGACGGAACTAAAGAATAAAGAGGTTGAAATGCCACTGTTGTTTCATAGAGAAGGATACAACATGGTAGATGCTAGCAAAAATGACTTAATGTTAGGAGAGGGTTAA
- the mtrB gene encoding trp RNA-binding attenuation protein MtrB, whose amino-acid sequence MKSELDFFVIKAKENGVNVIGLTRGTETRFHHSEKLDKGEVMIAQFTEHTSAVKVRGKAVIYTKHGEVDTES is encoded by the coding sequence ATGAAATCAGAATTAGATTTTTTCGTAATCAAAGCGAAAGAGAACGGTGTAAACGTGATCGGCTTAACTCGTGGTACAGAAACTAGATTTCACCATTCTGAAAAGCTTGATAAAGGCGAAGTGATGATCGCTCAGTTCACAGAGCATACTTCAGCTGTAAAAGTTAGAGGAAAAGCAGTGATCTACACGAAACACGGAGAAGTAGATACAGAATCGTAA